The proteins below come from a single Saccharopolyspora sp. SCSIO 74807 genomic window:
- a CDS encoding TadE/TadG family type IV pilus assembly protein: protein MTSRRLRLQRDERGSVATELTLLVPVLIILLLFVVFCGRLADSRLRVNDAAHQAVRAATLARSTSQANSDAHATAQAALSQAGLRCQDLGVSARLAGLQPGSTVTVTLTCPLGLSDLAMLGVPGTTTATSTASSVVDQWRGTTPGGGA, encoded by the coding sequence ATGACGTCCCGACGGCTCCGCTTGCAACGCGACGAACGAGGTTCGGTGGCCACCGAACTCACCCTGCTGGTGCCCGTCCTGATCATCCTGCTGCTGTTCGTGGTCTTCTGCGGGCGCCTGGCCGACTCGCGGCTGCGCGTCAACGACGCCGCGCACCAAGCCGTCCGCGCGGCAACGTTGGCCCGCAGCACCAGCCAAGCCAACAGTGACGCCCACGCCACCGCGCAGGCCGCACTCAGTCAGGCCGGCCTGCGCTGCCAAGACCTGGGTGTCTCCGCCCGGCTCGCCGGCCTGCAGCCCGGAAGCACGGTCACCGTGACCCTGACGTGCCCTCTCGGGCTCTCCGACCTGGCGATGCTGGGGGTTCCGGGGACCACCACGGCGACCTCCACCGCTTCCTCGGTCGTGGACCAGTGGCGCGGAACTACTCCCGGAGGAGGTGCCTGA
- a CDS encoding TadE/TadG family type IV pilus assembly protein, protein MTTHHAHPLRARIRRCSRDERGSVTAELVLAVPALLLLILLIAQFAIWAHATHIAQAAASQALSAARVHQASSADGHAEASSVLGQLGAGPLKNPHAAVNRGPQQSTVEVTGEAAAVVPFLDLPVRGRAAGPSERFVTPGGNE, encoded by the coding sequence ATGACCACACACCATGCCCACCCACTACGCGCACGGATACGGCGCTGCTCCCGAGACGAACGGGGATCGGTCACCGCCGAACTCGTGCTGGCCGTCCCGGCGTTGCTGCTGCTGATCCTGCTGATCGCGCAGTTCGCGATCTGGGCGCACGCCACTCACATCGCCCAAGCCGCCGCCTCACAAGCACTGTCAGCCGCCCGTGTGCACCAGGCCAGCAGCGCCGACGGCCACGCCGAAGCGTCCTCGGTGCTCGGCCAGCTCGGTGCCGGACCGCTCAAGAACCCACACGCCGCCGTGAATCGGGGACCACAACAGTCCACTGTGGAGGTAACAGGGGAGGCTGCGGCGGTGGTGCCGTTCCTGGACTTGCCGGTGCGAGGCCGCGCGGCCGGGCCGAGCGAACGGTTCGTCACCCCAGGAGGCAACGAATGA
- a CDS encoding pilus assembly protein TadG-related protein: MRRRWRALAGDEHGRVTAFVVVITTACLLFAGLVLDGGLALAAKTQAIGHAQQAARAGAQELDLVAYRAGGQPQLAPEAARAAARRYLGAVGAMGTVTADASTVRVHVDAQQRTQILGLIGLSEIPVSAEGQARPDQGTTGGAG, encoded by the coding sequence ATGCGCAGGCGGTGGCGAGCCCTCGCCGGTGACGAGCATGGCCGGGTCACGGCATTCGTCGTTGTCATCACCACGGCCTGTCTGCTGTTCGCCGGTCTCGTGCTCGACGGCGGACTCGCCCTGGCTGCCAAGACTCAGGCGATTGGCCACGCCCAACAAGCCGCCCGTGCTGGAGCGCAGGAGTTGGATCTCGTCGCCTACCGCGCCGGCGGCCAGCCTCAGCTTGCCCCGGAGGCGGCGCGAGCCGCGGCTCGCCGCTATCTCGGCGCCGTGGGCGCCATGGGCACCGTGACCGCCGATGCCAGCACAGTGCGCGTGCACGTCGATGCCCAGCAACGCACCCAGATCCTCGGCTTGATCGGGCTGAGCGAGATCCCCGTGTCCGCCGAGGGCCAAGCCCGACCCGATCAAGGAACAACAGGAGGGGCCGGATGA
- a CDS encoding type II secretion system F family protein, with protein MTTIVVLAAGFGVGVWALVVWLLPPAPSLASALAASRAPQPRKSTINDIEAGGWAARWGRPAVRPLAALGLPSARQQRDLLVLGRTPEALLAEKGVLAVAGVLLPGLIPLLLWAIGVTLPWQVPAVAGLACAIGGFVLPDLDLRHQAQRKRIAFRHALGAYLNLVRVSLAGGAGVDGALTDAAEIGQGWAFARIRRALTTARMTRATPWATLRQLGEELEVRELIELSSSVSLAGTEGAKVRASLAAKAAAMRTHELTEAEAEAQAATERMSLPVICLFAGFLLFIAYPAVATVLGSL; from the coding sequence ATCACCACCATCGTCGTTCTGGCCGCCGGGTTCGGTGTCGGTGTGTGGGCGCTGGTGGTGTGGCTGCTGCCCCCGGCGCCGTCTCTGGCCAGCGCGCTGGCCGCCAGCCGCGCACCGCAACCGCGCAAGTCGACGATCAACGACATCGAAGCTGGTGGGTGGGCTGCCCGGTGGGGCCGCCCCGCGGTGCGCCCCTTGGCCGCACTGGGCCTACCCAGCGCCCGCCAGCAACGTGACCTGCTCGTGCTCGGACGGACGCCGGAAGCGCTCTTGGCAGAAAAGGGTGTGCTCGCTGTCGCGGGTGTGCTGCTGCCCGGTCTGATCCCGTTGCTGCTGTGGGCGATCGGCGTGACCCTGCCCTGGCAGGTTCCCGCCGTGGCCGGTCTCGCCTGTGCGATCGGCGGGTTCGTCCTTCCTGACCTGGATCTGCGGCACCAAGCCCAGCGCAAGCGCATCGCGTTTCGCCACGCGCTCGGCGCGTACCTGAACCTCGTGCGGGTGTCTCTGGCCGGGGGCGCCGGGGTCGACGGAGCGCTCACCGACGCCGCGGAGATCGGCCAGGGGTGGGCCTTCGCCCGGATCCGTCGTGCGCTGACCACAGCACGCATGACCCGGGCGACGCCGTGGGCGACGTTGCGGCAGCTCGGCGAGGAGCTGGAGGTGCGCGAACTGATCGAGCTGTCGTCCTCGGTGTCCCTGGCCGGCACCGAAGGCGCGAAAGTGCGCGCCTCCCTGGCGGCCAAGGCCGCTGCCATGCGCACTCACGAGCTCACCGAAGCCGAAGCTGAGGCCCAAGCCGCCACCGAGCGGATGTCGCTGCCGGTGATCTGCCTGTTCGCCGGGTTCTTGCTGTTCATCGCCTATCCAGCCGTGGCCACGGTGCTCGGCTCCCTGTGA